One part of the Mycobacterium marinum genome encodes these proteins:
- a CDS encoding SRPBCC family protein yields MGSVEWTGARYADRPTVEASTWIDAEPERVWSLISDIALMPTLSNELQAVEWVGGASEPRVGARFIGHNQHEAFGQWTSTSQVVRCDPPREFAWAVGEPDYPAAVWRFRLVPRDGGTNLTYRTQIGPGRSGLSNAIDAMPDKEEKIVFVRLREFEAAIDKTLAAIKRLAEHGVR; encoded by the coding sequence ATGGGATCCGTGGAGTGGACGGGCGCACGCTATGCGGATAGGCCGACCGTGGAGGCCTCGACGTGGATTGACGCCGAGCCCGAACGGGTCTGGAGCCTCATTTCCGACATCGCGCTGATGCCGACGCTCAGCAACGAGCTGCAGGCCGTGGAGTGGGTTGGCGGCGCCAGCGAACCACGCGTCGGCGCCCGGTTCATCGGACACAACCAACACGAGGCGTTCGGGCAATGGACCAGCACATCCCAAGTTGTCCGATGCGATCCGCCCCGCGAATTCGCTTGGGCCGTCGGTGAACCCGACTATCCGGCCGCGGTGTGGCGGTTTCGTCTGGTCCCCCGCGACGGTGGCACCAACCTGACTTACCGGACGCAGATCGGGCCAGGGCGCTCGGGATTGTCCAACGCCATCGATGCGATGCCGGACAAGGAAGAAAAGATCGTCTTCGTGCGACTGCGGGAGTTCGAGGCGGCGATCGACAAGACCCTGGCCGCGATCAAGAGGTTGGCTGAGCACGGAGTGCGTTGA
- a CDS encoding LLM class flavin-dependent oxidoreductase encodes MRTATTVELSGGKDGKDSKDVVDFVVEAEKLGLHTCWVAEAWGSDAPSALGYIAARTDRMQLGSGVLQLGTRSPVLVAQTAITLSNLSCGRFLLGLGASGPQVIEGLHGVAFDRPLARLRETVEIVRQVFAGGKVTYSGSEFQIPRRGGEARPMRLSTRPEYDIPIYLAALSPAMLRLTGRIADGWLGTSFVPEGAGDAYFTHLDAGLAAAGRSRADIDFCQGAEVAFVSDAEELRDMVAARKTELAFSLGGMGSASTNYYNQAYSRQGWSEVAAAVRERWQRGDRDGAARLVTDEMVLATTLIGTEEMVRSRLMAWRDAGVNTVRLYPAGDTMDAKLSTLGRAIELVGAVG; translated from the coding sequence ATGCGTACGGCGACGACGGTCGAGCTGTCCGGCGGCAAGGACGGCAAGGACAGCAAGGATGTGGTCGACTTCGTCGTCGAGGCCGAAAAGCTCGGCCTACACACCTGCTGGGTGGCCGAAGCCTGGGGCAGCGATGCGCCATCGGCGCTCGGCTACATCGCGGCCCGGACCGACCGGATGCAGCTCGGTTCGGGGGTGCTGCAGCTTGGTACCCGATCCCCGGTGCTGGTCGCGCAAACGGCGATCACCCTGTCCAATCTGTCCTGCGGCCGTTTTCTGCTCGGGTTGGGGGCATCGGGCCCCCAGGTGATTGAAGGTCTACACGGCGTCGCTTTCGACCGGCCGCTGGCTCGGCTCAGGGAAACGGTCGAGATCGTGCGGCAGGTGTTCGCGGGCGGCAAAGTTACTTACTCCGGCAGCGAGTTTCAGATTCCCCGCCGGGGCGGGGAGGCACGGCCCATGCGATTGTCGACTCGTCCCGAGTACGACATTCCGATCTACCTGGCCGCATTGTCGCCGGCCATGTTGCGGCTGACCGGGCGGATTGCCGACGGTTGGCTGGGTACCAGCTTCGTTCCCGAAGGCGCCGGTGACGCGTATTTCACGCACCTGGATGCCGGGCTGGCCGCTGCCGGTCGCAGCCGAGCCGACATCGACTTCTGCCAGGGCGCTGAAGTGGCGTTCGTATCCGATGCCGAAGAGCTGCGGGACATGGTCGCGGCGCGCAAGACGGAACTCGCATTCAGCTTGGGCGGGATGGGGTCGGCGAGCACCAACTACTACAACCAGGCTTACAGCAGGCAGGGCTGGTCGGAGGTCGCGGCCGCGGTACGCGAGCGCTGGCAACGGGGCGACCGCGATGGGGCGGCCAGGCTGGTCACCGACGAGATGGTGCTGGCCACCACGCTGATCGGGACCGAGGAGATGGTCCGGTCCCGGCTGATGGCGTGGCGCGACGCGGGGGTGAACACGGTGCGGCTCTATCCCGCGGGCGACACGATGGACGCCAAGCTTTCCACGCTGGGCCGGGCCATCGAGTTGGTCGGTGCGGTCGGGTGA
- a CDS encoding DUF1214 domain-containing protein — MTYESTAAWQELLDTLRTLDSSFLEGERAVTDDRHVADGYRMLATTLGVAFDAYLFPEPGRPQFVAVNTPFRRDRRWGGDNTDAYYFMCPVDPDRRYRISGNKGDSVYFSVTAYNEPAPGAWSDRIVAIVRDGDLDVDADGNFSFELGPTPDAAVLMTRDYQANPLTGRPITWHIEALDEPDPIRHADPQTAAGLRSVATWLRTMFAIMPLPVGTRDQDLPDEHALGHNTAHAANQFADPYQVPDANFGWSARDACYSYGSFVLDDDEALVITHRPPSCRFWNLVVWNQFMATCGAADARCSVNGHSAIANSDGSVTVVLSRGVTAHPNSLTALDYPRGNLAFRWFLADGVPARPEVKLVKLADAPTEVA; from the coding sequence ATGACATACGAGTCGACCGCCGCGTGGCAGGAGCTGCTGGACACCCTGCGCACTCTGGACAGCTCGTTCCTCGAGGGAGAGCGCGCCGTCACCGACGACCGTCACGTCGCCGACGGCTACCGCATGCTCGCCACCACGCTGGGCGTCGCCTTCGACGCCTACCTCTTTCCCGAGCCCGGTCGGCCCCAGTTCGTCGCGGTGAACACGCCGTTTCGCCGCGACCGCCGATGGGGCGGCGACAACACCGACGCCTACTACTTCATGTGCCCGGTCGACCCCGATCGCCGCTACCGCATCAGCGGCAACAAGGGCGACAGCGTGTACTTCTCGGTGACGGCCTACAACGAACCAGCACCGGGCGCGTGGTCAGACCGGATCGTTGCGATCGTTCGCGATGGCGATCTCGACGTCGACGCCGACGGCAACTTCTCCTTCGAACTGGGCCCCACCCCCGACGCGGCGGTGTTGATGACCCGCGACTACCAGGCCAACCCACTGACCGGGCGCCCGATCACCTGGCACATCGAGGCGCTCGACGAGCCCGACCCGATCCGACATGCAGATCCGCAGACCGCTGCCGGCCTGCGGTCGGTTGCGACCTGGTTGCGCACCATGTTCGCCATCATGCCGCTGCCCGTTGGGACACGGGACCAGGACTTGCCAGACGAACACGCGCTTGGGCACAACACCGCCCACGCCGCGAACCAATTCGCCGACCCCTACCAGGTGCCCGACGCCAACTTCGGCTGGTCGGCACGCGACGCCTGCTACTCCTACGGCAGTTTTGTGCTCGACGACGACGAGGCGCTGGTCATCACGCACCGACCGCCGTCGTGCCGGTTCTGGAACCTGGTGGTGTGGAACCAGTTCATGGCCACCTGTGGCGCCGCCGATGCCCGGTGCTCGGTCAACGGCCACAGCGCCATCGCCAACAGCGATGGCTCGGTGACCGTGGTGCTCTCCCGCGGGGTCACCGCACACCCGAACTCGCTGACCGCGCTGGACTATCCCCGCGGCAATCTCGCATTCCGCTGGTTTCTCGCCGACGGCGTGCCGGCGCGGCCGGAGGTGAAGCTGGTGAAGCTCGCCGATGCCCCGACCGAGGTGGCTTGA
- a CDS encoding TetR/AcrR family transcriptional regulator has translation MVVDFGRPRDPRIDGAVLRATVELLAETGYAGLLVSAIAKRAGTSKPAIYRRWPSKAHLVHEAVFPIDAVTAVPDTGSPADDLREMVRRTTAVLSTPAAKAALPGLIGEMAADPTLHSALLVRFGEIFGRGLTTWLDNAAARGQVRADVTAAELAEAIAGIVLIGLLTRPGELEPGVGDAWIDRTTTLLLKGIRKGTPQ, from the coding sequence ATGGTAGTTGATTTTGGCCGGCCCCGTGACCCGCGCATCGACGGCGCCGTGCTGCGCGCGACGGTCGAGCTGCTCGCCGAAACCGGATACGCCGGGCTGCTGGTCTCCGCCATCGCCAAACGCGCCGGCACCAGCAAGCCCGCGATCTACCGGCGCTGGCCCAGCAAGGCGCACCTGGTGCATGAGGCGGTGTTCCCGATCGACGCCGTCACCGCCGTCCCCGATACCGGATCACCGGCCGACGATCTACGCGAAATGGTGCGGCGCACGACGGCCGTGCTGAGCACCCCGGCCGCCAAGGCGGCCCTGCCGGGGCTGATCGGCGAGATGGCCGCCGACCCAACGCTGCATTCCGCGCTGCTGGTGCGATTCGGCGAGATCTTCGGGCGTGGGCTCACCACCTGGCTGGACAATGCCGCGGCCAGGGGCCAGGTCCGGGCCGATGTCACCGCAGCCGAACTGGCCGAGGCGATCGCCGGCATTGTCCTGATCGGTCTGCTGACCCGCCCGGGCGAACTCGAGCCCGGCGTCGGGGACGCCTGGATCGACCGCACGACGACGTTGCTGCTGAAAGGAATCCGGAAAGGAACCCCGCAATGA
- a CDS encoding sulfotransferase family protein has translation MTKAALVRLDDLSRPRFSAEAQQILDMMAALAPDCSLDSDALHAKASADTGLHDFGDDDYRERLDVYLAALAEIDGMQPAGVVNFYGQLLQLLKNRLLLSELRHRHPEIDDIELQPPVVIAGLPRTGTTHLHNMLAAPTTFRTMPYWESVEPFPLRQEAGVEPDPRRVRMDVAVGVINTVMPHFALMHEMTADHVHEEIQLLANDFSTMLFETLGHVPRWRDYYQTHDQTPHYQYLATQLKAMQFLRGGRRWLLKSPQHLEQVPVLDRVFPGSIVLFTHRDPVPVALSMLAMITYSARMHRWPVPVERIAHYWVDRLDRMLATLVRDRDTIGPERSIDIRFDDFMADEVGVAERIYALAGEPFTDSVRTATAGYLAGHQRGRLGAVQTSCEMFGLTEESLRERFAPYLKRFLG, from the coding sequence ATGACGAAAGCCGCGCTCGTGCGCCTCGACGATCTGTCCCGGCCCCGGTTCAGCGCCGAGGCTCAGCAGATCCTCGACATGATGGCCGCCCTCGCCCCGGACTGTTCGTTGGATTCCGACGCGCTGCACGCAAAGGCCAGCGCCGACACCGGGCTGCACGATTTCGGCGACGACGACTACCGGGAAAGGCTCGACGTCTATCTGGCCGCCCTGGCCGAGATCGACGGGATGCAGCCGGCCGGAGTGGTCAACTTCTATGGGCAGCTATTGCAGCTGCTGAAGAACCGGCTGTTGTTGAGCGAACTGCGCCACCGGCATCCGGAGATCGACGACATCGAACTGCAACCGCCGGTGGTGATAGCTGGTCTGCCCCGCACCGGCACCACCCACCTGCACAACATGCTCGCGGCGCCGACCACGTTCCGGACCATGCCGTACTGGGAGAGCGTGGAGCCGTTTCCCCTGCGCCAAGAGGCGGGGGTGGAGCCGGACCCGCGGCGGGTCCGCATGGATGTGGCGGTCGGGGTCATCAACACCGTGATGCCGCACTTTGCGCTGATGCACGAGATGACCGCCGACCACGTCCACGAAGAGATCCAACTGCTGGCCAATGACTTCTCGACGATGCTCTTCGAAACGCTTGGCCACGTTCCCCGCTGGCGCGATTACTACCAGACCCACGACCAGACGCCGCACTATCAATACCTGGCTACCCAGCTCAAGGCGATGCAATTCCTGCGTGGCGGCCGGCGCTGGCTGCTCAAGTCGCCCCAGCATCTGGAACAGGTTCCGGTGCTGGATCGGGTGTTCCCGGGCAGCATCGTGTTGTTCACGCACCGTGACCCGGTGCCGGTGGCGTTGTCGATGCTCGCGATGATCACCTACTCGGCCCGGATGCACCGCTGGCCGGTCCCGGTCGAGCGGATCGCCCACTACTGGGTCGATCGCCTCGACCGGATGCTCGCCACACTCGTGCGCGATCGCGACACCATCGGTCCCGAGCGCTCGATCGATATCCGGTTCGACGACTTCATGGCCGACGAGGTCGGCGTCGCGGAGCGGATATATGCGCTGGCCGGCGAGCCATTCACCGACTCGGTGCGCACCGCAACGGCCGGCTACCTCGCGGGCCATCAACGAGGCCGGCTGGGCGCCGTGCAGACATCCTGCGAGATGTTCGGGCTGACCGAGGAGAGTCTGAGGGAACGCTTTGCGCCCTACCTGAAGCGGTTCCTCGGTTAG
- a CDS encoding alpha/beta fold hydrolase — protein MSTLPALDGVEHRFVDLDGGITIHVADAGPADGPAVMLVHGFPENWWEWHELIGPLAADGYRVLCPDLRGAGWSSAPRSRYTKKEMADDLAGVLDRLGIASVRLVAHDWGGPVAFIMMLRYPAKVTGFFGMNTAAPWFPRDLGMVRDIWRFWYQIPIMLPVIGPRVIADPKARYFRVLTSWVGGGFTIADEDVRMYVERMRQPGHAVAGSRWYRTFQSSEALPWMRGEYADARVDVPVRWLHGTEDPVLTPQLLRGYEDRISDFEVEFVDGVGHWIVEQRPDLVLDRLRAFLRIET, from the coding sequence ATGAGCACTCTTCCCGCCCTCGATGGTGTCGAGCACAGGTTTGTCGATCTCGACGGTGGCATCACCATCCATGTCGCAGACGCCGGCCCCGCCGATGGCCCGGCGGTGATGCTGGTGCACGGCTTTCCGGAGAACTGGTGGGAATGGCACGAGCTGATCGGTCCGCTGGCCGCGGACGGGTATCGGGTGTTGTGCCCCGACTTGCGTGGCGCCGGATGGAGTTCGGCTCCGCGCTCGCGCTACACCAAAAAGGAGATGGCCGACGATCTGGCGGGTGTGCTGGATCGGCTGGGCATCGCCTCGGTGCGCCTCGTCGCCCACGACTGGGGTGGCCCGGTGGCGTTCATCATGATGCTGCGCTACCCGGCCAAGGTGACCGGATTCTTCGGAATGAACACCGCGGCGCCGTGGTTCCCGCGCGATCTTGGCATGGTGCGCGACATCTGGCGGTTTTGGTATCAGATCCCCATCATGCTGCCGGTCATCGGCCCCCGGGTGATCGCGGATCCCAAGGCTCGCTACTTTCGGGTGCTGACGTCTTGGGTCGGTGGGGGATTCACCATTGCCGACGAGGATGTTCGCATGTATGTCGAACGCATGCGCCAGCCCGGGCACGCGGTGGCGGGCTCACGGTGGTATCGCACGTTCCAGAGTTCGGAAGCGTTGCCCTGGATGCGCGGCGAATACGCCGACGCTCGGGTTGATGTTCCGGTGCGCTGGTTACACGGCACCGAAGACCCGGTGCTCACCCCGCAGCTGTTGCGCGGATACGAGGACCGCATCAGCGATTTCGAGGTCGAGTTCGTCGACGGGGTGGGCCATTGGATCGTCGAGCAGCGGCCGGATCTGGTACTGGACCGGCTGCGCGCGTTCCTTCGTATCGAGACTTAA
- a CDS encoding zinc-binding dehydrogenase, with protein MAATMRAERFYADSKTVVLEDVPIPEPGPGEVLVKVAYCGICHSDLSLINGTFPTQAPVVTQGHEASGTIAKLGPEVDGWSEGDRVVVAAGRPCQSCPNCRRGDTVNCLRIQLMAFAYDGAWAEYTVAQAAGLTRVPDNVSLDQAAILADAVSTPFGAVVRTGKVAVGESVGVWGVGGVGTHIVQLARLVGAVPVIALDINPVVLDRALELGADYAFDSRDDQLHDKLAEITGGRMLDVAFDAVGLKATFEQALGSLTAGGRLVGVGMSAESPTVGPTSMFGLTHKQVLGHLGYQNVDIETLAKLVSLGRLDLSRSISEIVPLEDLPLGIEKLERQDGNPIRILVQP; from the coding sequence ATGGCGGCCACGATGCGAGCCGAGCGCTTCTACGCCGATTCCAAAACAGTTGTACTCGAAGATGTTCCGATACCGGAGCCGGGGCCGGGCGAGGTCCTGGTCAAAGTGGCCTACTGCGGGATCTGCCACTCCGATCTGAGTCTGATCAATGGCACCTTCCCCACCCAGGCACCGGTGGTGACCCAGGGACACGAGGCGTCGGGCACCATAGCCAAACTCGGCCCCGAGGTGGACGGCTGGTCGGAGGGCGACCGCGTTGTGGTGGCCGCCGGCCGGCCGTGCCAGAGCTGCCCGAACTGCCGCCGCGGCGACACCGTGAATTGCCTGCGGATCCAGCTGATGGCGTTCGCTTACGACGGGGCGTGGGCGGAGTACACCGTGGCACAGGCGGCCGGTCTGACCCGAGTGCCCGACAACGTTTCGCTCGACCAAGCCGCGATTCTGGCCGATGCGGTGTCCACACCGTTCGGTGCGGTGGTGCGGACCGGCAAAGTGGCCGTCGGGGAATCGGTCGGGGTGTGGGGCGTGGGCGGTGTCGGAACCCACATCGTGCAACTGGCCCGTTTGGTCGGCGCGGTGCCGGTGATCGCCTTGGACATCAATCCCGTGGTGCTCGACCGTGCGCTAGAACTAGGCGCCGACTACGCCTTCGACTCCCGCGACGACCAACTGCACGACAAGCTCGCCGAGATCACCGGCGGCCGCATGCTCGACGTGGCGTTCGACGCGGTCGGCCTCAAAGCCACCTTCGAGCAGGCGCTCGGATCGCTGACCGCCGGAGGCCGGCTGGTCGGTGTTGGCATGAGTGCCGAATCACCGACCGTCGGCCCCACCTCGATGTTCGGGCTGACCCACAAGCAGGTACTCGGTCACCTCGGCTACCAGAACGTCGACATCGAAACCCTGGCGAAGCTGGTTTCACTTGGGCGCCTGGATCTCTCGCGCTCCATCAGCGAGATCGTCCCGCTTGAAGACCTGCCGTTGGGTATCGAGAAGCTGGAACGCCAGGACGGCAACCCGATCCGCATCCTGGTCCAGCCCTGA
- a CDS encoding TOBE domain-containing protein yields the protein MRLSTRNQLKGTIIEVDLGAVMAVVKVRLDGGDQVITSSVTKDAATDLGLAVGQPATVFIKSTEVTIGVE from the coding sequence ATGCGGCTGTCGACCCGAAACCAGCTCAAGGGCACCATCATCGAGGTGGATCTCGGCGCCGTGATGGCGGTTGTGAAGGTGCGGCTCGACGGCGGCGACCAGGTCATCACCTCCTCGGTCACCAAGGATGCCGCGACCGACCTCGGCCTCGCGGTCGGCCAGCCGGCGACGGTGTTCATCAAGTCCACCGAAGTCACAATCGGGGTCGAGTAG
- a CDS encoding TetR/AcrR family transcriptional regulator, with the protein MTAAASSPAALDSDPFRQRLLEGLVASIGERGYHATTVADIVRHARTSKRTFYDRFESKEQCFLDLLRADNERLAKRIRAAVDPEADWQAQIRQAVEAYVSHIESRLAVTLSWIREFPSLGPISYPVQRHGMNLLTSLLVELSASPGFRRAGLPAVPGPLAVILLGGLRELTALTVEDGRDIREIVEPAVAASIALVGPRH; encoded by the coding sequence GTGACGGCAGCTGCTAGCAGCCCGGCGGCCCTGGACAGCGACCCGTTTCGGCAGCGCCTGCTCGAGGGCTTGGTCGCCTCGATCGGCGAACGTGGCTACCACGCCACCACCGTCGCCGACATCGTGCGCCACGCGCGAACCTCCAAACGCACGTTTTACGACCGGTTCGAAAGCAAGGAGCAGTGCTTCCTGGACTTGCTACGGGCCGACAACGAGCGACTCGCCAAGCGGATCCGCGCGGCCGTCGATCCCGAGGCGGACTGGCAGGCCCAGATTCGCCAAGCCGTCGAGGCCTACGTGAGCCACATCGAATCCCGGCTGGCAGTCACCTTGAGCTGGATCCGCGAATTCCCCTCCCTGGGGCCCATCTCCTACCCCGTCCAAAGGCACGGGATGAACCTGCTGACCAGCCTGCTCGTCGAGCTCAGCGCCAGCCCCGGATTCCGGCGGGCCGGCTTGCCCGCGGTGCCCGGGCCGCTGGCGGTGATCCTGCTGGGGGGTTTGCGTGAACTGACCGCGCTGACCGTCGAGGACGGACGAGACATCCGGGAAATCGTCGAACCGGCGGTGGCTGCGTCCATCGCATTGGTCGGCCCACGGCACTAG
- a CDS encoding cytochrome P450 — MNQAISDAPAVPAVKMAQATRIPKLLQGLAFATSRRRMMDWLSRRNGDVFALNVPIYGHIVVVNDPQLAKQVFTASPEDLGNIQPNLSRMFGSGSVFGLDGDDHRRRRRLLAPPFHGKSMKNYETIIEQETLRETANWPEGQLFPTLPSMMRITLNAILRAVFGADGAELDELRRIIPPWTTLGSRLASMPKPKRRYGRFSPWGRLAEYRRQYDVIIDRLIDQERSDPNFSDRTDVLALMLRSTYDDGSRMSRKDIGDELLALLAAGHETTASTLSWAFERVTRHPDLLAALVAEAGDAGQAENAGGELRQATILEVQRARTVIDFAARHVYAPQYQLGQWMIPRGQSILVNIAQMHANPDIFPDPQRFDPQRFIGGRPSTFGWIPFGGGTRRCVGAAFANMEMDVVLRAVLRNFTIEPTTAAGERLFCRGVAYTPKNGGRIVVHRR; from the coding sequence ATGAATCAAGCGATCTCCGACGCACCGGCAGTGCCGGCGGTCAAAATGGCGCAAGCGACCCGAATTCCGAAGTTGTTACAGGGCCTGGCCTTTGCCACCTCCCGGCGGCGGATGATGGACTGGCTGAGCCGCCGCAACGGCGACGTTTTCGCACTCAACGTCCCGATCTATGGCCACATCGTGGTGGTCAACGACCCGCAACTGGCCAAGCAGGTCTTCACCGCCAGCCCGGAGGACCTAGGCAACATCCAGCCCAATTTGAGTCGGATGTTCGGGTCTGGCTCGGTGTTCGGGCTCGACGGGGACGACCACCGCCGCCGGCGGCGGCTATTGGCGCCGCCGTTTCACGGCAAGAGCATGAAGAACTACGAAACCATCATCGAACAAGAGACCCTGCGCGAAACCGCCAATTGGCCTGAGGGGCAACTTTTCCCGACGCTGCCCTCGATGATGCGTATCACCCTCAACGCGATCCTGCGCGCGGTCTTCGGTGCCGATGGCGCCGAACTCGACGAACTGCGCCGGATCATTCCGCCCTGGACCACACTGGGCTCACGGCTGGCGTCGATGCCGAAGCCGAAGCGGCGATACGGCCGCTTCAGCCCGTGGGGTCGGCTCGCCGAGTATCGGCGCCAGTACGACGTGATCATCGACAGGCTGATCGACCAGGAGCGGTCGGACCCGAACTTCTCGGATCGGACCGACGTGCTGGCCCTGATGCTGCGCAGCACCTACGACGATGGTTCACGCATGTCGCGCAAGGATATTGGCGACGAGCTCCTGGCATTGCTGGCGGCGGGGCATGAAACGACGGCGTCCACGTTGTCGTGGGCGTTTGAGCGGGTGACCCGCCACCCTGATCTGCTGGCGGCCCTGGTGGCCGAGGCGGGCGATGCCGGACAGGCCGAAAATGCGGGGGGCGAGCTACGCCAGGCCACCATCCTGGAAGTGCAGCGAGCCAGGACGGTCATCGATTTCGCGGCCAGGCACGTCTATGCGCCGCAGTACCAGCTTGGCCAGTGGATGATTCCGCGCGGGCAATCGATCCTCGTCAACATCGCGCAGATGCATGCCAATCCCGACATTTTCCCAGACCCGCAGCGCTTCGATCCGCAGCGTTTCATCGGTGGTAGACCGTCCACCTTCGGGTGGATCCCGTTCGGTGGCGGAACCCGGCGGTGCGTGGGTGCCGCGTTCGCCAACATGGAAATGGACGTGGTGCTGCGAGCGGTGCTGCGCAACTTCACCATCGAACCGACCACCGCTGCCGGCGAGCGGCTGTTTTGCCGGGGTGTGGCCTACACCCCCAAGAACGGTGGCCGGATTGTGGTGCACCGTCGCTGA
- the msrA gene encoding peptide-methionine (S)-S-oxide reductase MsrA produces the protein MTSPQKAILAGGCFWGMQDLIRKQPGVIATRVGYSGGDVANATYRNHGTHAEAVEIIFDPQATDYRTLLEFFFQIHDPTTPNRQGNDRGTSYRSAIYYLDDEQKRVALDTIADVEASGLWPGKVVTEVSPAGDFWEAEPEHQDYLQRYPSGYTCHFIRPGWKLPRRATAGQ, from the coding sequence ATGACGAGCCCGCAAAAGGCAATACTGGCCGGTGGCTGCTTCTGGGGAATGCAAGACCTGATCCGCAAGCAGCCCGGTGTGATCGCGACGCGAGTCGGCTACAGCGGCGGCGACGTCGCCAACGCGACGTACCGCAACCACGGAACTCATGCCGAGGCCGTCGAAATCATCTTCGACCCCCAAGCCACCGACTACCGCACACTGTTGGAGTTCTTTTTCCAGATCCACGATCCGACGACGCCGAACCGCCAGGGCAATGACCGCGGCACCAGCTACCGGTCGGCCATCTACTACCTCGACGACGAGCAGAAACGAGTCGCGCTGGACACCATCGCCGATGTCGAAGCGTCCGGCCTGTGGCCCGGCAAGGTGGTGACCGAGGTAAGCCCGGCCGGGGACTTCTGGGAGGCGGAGCCCGAACACCAGGATTACCTGCAGCGTTACCCCAGCGGTTACACCTGCCACTTCATCCGGCCGGGGTGGAAGCTGCCGCGACGGGCCACCGCCGGCCAATAG
- a CDS encoding nuclear transport factor 2 family protein: MSGPEFSRSELAAAFEKFEDTVARAAASRDWDAWVQHYTPDVEYIEHAAGTMHGREQVRAWIWQTMTTFPGSHMVAFPSLWSVIDESTGRIILELDNPMRDPGDGSVISATNISIITYAGDGQWCRQEDIYNPLRFLRAGLKWCRKAAELGTIDEAAANWMQRYGGSQ; the protein is encoded by the coding sequence GTGAGTGGGCCGGAGTTTTCTCGCAGCGAACTGGCGGCGGCCTTCGAGAAGTTCGAGGACACCGTTGCCCGCGCGGCCGCGTCGCGGGATTGGGATGCCTGGGTGCAGCACTACACGCCAGACGTCGAGTACATCGAACATGCGGCCGGCACGATGCACGGCCGCGAGCAAGTGCGCGCCTGGATTTGGCAAACGATGACGACCTTTCCGGGCAGTCACATGGTGGCGTTCCCGTCGTTGTGGTCGGTCATCGACGAGTCCACCGGACGGATCATTCTGGAACTGGACAACCCGATGCGCGATCCGGGTGACGGCAGCGTGATCAGCGCGACCAACATTTCGATCATCACCTATGCCGGCGACGGCCAGTGGTGCCGTCAAGAAGATATCTACAACCCGCTGCGCTTTCTGCGAGCCGGGCTGAAGTGGTGCCGAAAGGCCGCGGAGCTGGGCACGATCGATGAAGCCGCCGCGAACTGGATGCAGCGGTACGGGGGCTCGCAATGA